The sequence CAAACCAAGATTTCGCGTCACCCTAAGGGCTAAGCTAATACCTAAAAAAATCAACATGATAGTAAGCAATGTTACTACAGTTAGAAACGCAACCCGTTGTTGTTCAAACCCTGTTACTAAGGTTCTAATCTCTTGCCTCAATTGCTCTTCAATGGCTAAAGAGACACCTTGAATTAGATTGGAACGTAGATTCAGTGCGTCCAAACCTGCTTTGATTTCAGCACTACCAAGACTAGTAATACCTTCACTGCTTAGCAGAATATTTCTAAACAGGCTGCTCTCTTCAAATGCGGGGTTAGAGAAGGAATCCAGCAGTAAATTAACTTGCATAGGGTCAGCGTTGATCGCGACAAAACGTTCCACAAAAAGCTGCTGATTTTGAACTAAGTTAGCTATCTCCTGCTTACTGTATTGATCTCCTGTTTCTCCATCTTGGTAGGCTTGAACTAAGGTTTGGGTTTGCCAAATTTCTTCATTAGCCCAAAACACCAACCATTCAAGCTGAGATAGAGCGACCATATGCCCACTGACCACCGGCAAAACGCCCTTCGCAGGTGATTGTTCAATAATCATAATAATCTGTTTATAGGTATCGACCTGCCATTCCACCAGTTCTTGCTTTTCTATAAAATCGGCAGCTTCGGCAATGGAAACGACACTTTCCTGATAGTCATCAAGCAAACCAGATAAGCGAACAGCGACATCTGAAGGGAAAATTTCTGGTCCTAGGGATTTTAAGGTTTGTATCGAACTCGCAATATCAACAAGTCCCGCTGTTGGACGAGCGTCATGAGTTTTCGACTGTATATCGGACAACACTTCTGAATATCGAACTAAGCGCTCAACTTTTTCGAGGTCGCTAAGCTGGGCATTAAGGACGCTTATCTGCCTTGTCGCCAAGTAGACAATAAGTGCCATGGGTAATAGCACCAACAACAGCATCTTTTTCTTTACCGACAGGTTATTCCAAAACTCAAGTTTGTTCATTCCGTTGCCCAACACTTGTTAGCACAATAGTTTAGATACAGTAAGTCTAGGAAAACTATTGGTTTAGTCGAGTTAAATGACAAACTAATTTATAAATTGATAGAACTATATGGGTTAGCTCTCATCTTTATCTACTCATTGCTGTGCTTGCTCAGGGTCTAGATAGCGATTTAAGTTTGTTAAAAGCTTGTCCAACTCAGCAAGAGGGAGCGCTAAAGACTTGGGTTCTGTTAGCTGTACTGTCGCTTCTACAAATTGACGGATAGTAGGTAGCTGTTCGTAAAGTGGAGTGAAGAGACCGCTGGTGTGATCAACTTGCTTATCTAGCGCTTCAAGCGATGCTAGGGCAATTCGATACGGCTCTGATGCCAGTTCGCTCAGTGGTTCAGAAAATACTCCGGTCACCGCTCCCTGAAGATAGACACGATAAATCGTCAATCTATCAAATAAAACAAAGAGATTTCCTTGGGTTTCCTTGTGAGGATACGGCACAAACACATGCTGAAGCGGATCGTAGGATAGTTGAATAGCAAGTCCCGCTTGTTGGCAGCACTGCACTAAGTACTTTAGCAATCCTTGCTGATCGAGTAACCTCTGAACAGTAAAAACTCGATACAGATGATAATCGTTGGAGAGCAACGTAACCCTAATAGGACGACTACTAGGAGGTACTATCCCGCTTTCTGTCAGTTCTTTTGCCAATAGTTGAATATTTTCGACGGTATTGGTCGACGTGTCTTCAACTAAAATAGCGCCAATACCCTGAATGTCAGTTTCAGTCACAAGGCCTTGAAAATGTTCAAGCATTGCCGCTGCTTCTGAACGCGACTGTCCTTCGGTTATTCCACCGCAAAAAGTAACGATGGTAGTAGACATATCTTGGTTTTTAACGATTTCGGCAAGGGCTTCAACACGAGACTCGCCCTCTAGAGTTAACGTGTCCTGATTGAGGCGCTTGCCGAGCACGATAAGTAAGTTGTCGAATTCCTTTTCACTTACCATCTCAAATTAAACGATTTCCCATGAGTGAGTCATGGTGACGCCTTCAGCAAGCATAAGACAAACTGAGCAATACTTTTCTAACGAGTCCTTCGTGACCTTTTCGACCAACGCTTCATCGAGTTGATTGCCTGACACAACAAAGTGGATGTTCACTGCAGTGAAGATACGTGGTGCCGTCTCACGGCGTTCTGTCGTCAATTTAGCGGTACAAGCGGTAACATCTTGATTTACCGATTTAAGACCATCAACCACGTCTACCGAGCTGCATCCACCGGCTGCCATCAACACCATCTCCATTGGACTTGGCGCTGTTTCGCCGCCGCTACCGTCCATAACGATGGAATGACCTGACTGAGATTGACCTAAAAATTTGAATCCTTCGATCCATTTCACTTCCGCTTGCATATAAACCTCTGCATGGTAATTGGGAATGACGGCAGAGATAGTAACCCGTCACGTTGTGAATTTGAAAGTTTTTGCGCGTTTGTTGTGTCTTATTAAGAAATTAGACCACCACGTCTTAGGAGTAACTATGACAAACTTAGCCAAACTACTTCTTTCACTCGTTGTCGCGGTACCTGCGCTGTTTGCCCTCACTAGCCATTCAGGCATGGCAAATAGCCAAAAGCCTAATGCAACAGCGCCGCAAGTCGCAACATTAGCAGGCGGCTGCTTTTGGTGCACCGAGTCAGACCTCGAACAGCTCGACGGCGTTGTTGATGTTGTTTCCGGTTACGCGGGCGGGACTTTGGAAAAACCAACCTACCGACAAGTTGCTAGTGGACAGACCGAGCACATTGAAGTGATTCAGGTAACGTTTGATGCTGATGTCGTCAGCTACGAGCAAGTACTCGACCATTTCTTTAGACACATTGACCCTACAGACGACAAAGGATCGTTCGTAGATAGAGGGGCGCAATACCGACCTGCCGTTTTCTACCACAACGGCGAGCAGAAAGCGGTGGCTCAATCATTTATGGCTGAAATCGACGCGCTTGGTGTGTACAAAAAGCCGCTCGCGACAGAGTTGATTGAATATACAACGTTTTGGCTCGCGGAAGATTACCATCAGGACTATTACAAAAACAGCAGCTTGAAATACAAGTACTATCGCTACAACTCAGGCCGAGACCAGTATTTAGACGACATCTTTGGGGACGACCGTAAGGACAAACCAGTTACCCTTAGAGAGATGATAAATCGCAACAACCAACCTGCAGCACAAGTGTACATGCGCCCTACGGATAAAGATATTAAGGAGACCTTGACGGCATTACAGTTTTACGTGACTCAAGAAGACGGTACCGAAAGACCTTTTGACAACACATATTGGGATAACAAAGCAGACGGTATCTATGTCGATGTCGTGACCGGAGAACCACTGTTCTCTTCTACCGACAAGTACAAGTCTGGTACCGGTTGGCCAAGTTTCACTAAGCCTATTGATGA is a genomic window of Vibrio sp. CB1-14 containing:
- a CDS encoding YdcF family protein; the encoded protein is MVSEKEFDNLLIVLGKRLNQDTLTLEGESRVEALAEIVKNQDMSTTIVTFCGGITEGQSRSEAAAMLEHFQGLVTETDIQGIGAILVEDTSTNTVENIQLLAKELTESGIVPPSSRPIRVTLLSNDYHLYRVFTVQRLLDQQGLLKYLVQCCQQAGLAIQLSYDPLQHVFVPYPHKETQGNLFVLFDRLTIYRVYLQGAVTGVFSEPLSELASEPYRIALASLEALDKQVDHTSGLFTPLYEQLPTIRQFVEATVQLTEPKSLALPLAELDKLLTNLNRYLDPEQAQQ
- the msrB gene encoding peptide-methionine (R)-S-oxide reductase MsrB, giving the protein MTNLAKLLLSLVVAVPALFALTSHSGMANSQKPNATAPQVATLAGGCFWCTESDLEQLDGVVDVVSGYAGGTLEKPTYRQVASGQTEHIEVIQVTFDADVVSYEQVLDHFFRHIDPTDDKGSFVDRGAQYRPAVFYHNGEQKAVAQSFMAEIDALGVYKKPLATELIEYTTFWLAEDYHQDYYKNSSLKYKYYRYNSGRDQYLDDIFGDDRKDKPVTLREMINRNNQPAAQVYMRPTDKDIKETLTALQFYVTQEDGTERPFDNTYWDNKADGIYVDVVTGEPLFSSTDKYKSGTGWPSFTKPIDERYIVTTTDYKLLYPRTEVRSKFGDSHLGHVFKDGPAPTGLRYCMNSAALRFVPKKLLAQQGYEEFLPLFDK
- a CDS encoding OsmC family protein — translated: MQAEVKWIEGFKFLGQSQSGHSIVMDGSGGETAPSPMEMVLMAAGGCSSVDVVDGLKSVNQDVTACTAKLTTERRETAPRIFTAVNIHFVVSGNQLDEALVEKVTKDSLEKYCSVCLMLAEGVTMTHSWEIV